The window GTCTCTCATATCTCTTGTGCTTTCGCAAACACCAAATCTCTAGCATGATCTCGAACACAAAACCCATATGAGCTTGGTCCAGGATTGCCCCTTGATGCACCATCAGTATTGCATTTGAACCACTCTTCATAAGGAAGCTGCCATGTAACTGTCTTAGTCCCCACATATGGCTTGTAACCTTTAAAGAAGCTGATCATATCTGACCATAGAGGAGGAATTCTGGACAGGCATGGGTACCTCATCCTTGCTAGGTAATGTAAAGTCTTATTCACTTCATGAATCACCCTATTGTAGGAAATTGCACCACCATACTTCATTGTATTTCTCCTCTTTCAAAGTTCCCATATGATTACAGCTGGAGCTGCCTGAAATAATGGCATTAGTATAGGAAAACACTTTGCATTCCACCATGTTCTTATTACTTGATGTACCTGTACTATATTGACCACCAAACCTGCTGCTTGAAGGAAGTTTCTCCATACTCTGGTTGCAGTTTCACTAGTTAAGAACAAGTGTTGAAAAAACTCTTCTTGCGGTTGTGAACAACACCAATACTTAGACACTACCAAATACCCATTTCTTCTCCACAAATCGTCAGTAGGAATCTTCCCCTTCCACAATCTTCATAAGAAGAATGAGATTTTAAAAGGTAGACCTTTAGTCTATATCTTACTGTAGTCAGGATTTGCATGAGCTCTATGCCTCAAAATATTCCAAGCACTACTAACAGAAAAATTTCCTGAAGGTGTAGGCATCCATCTAGGAACATCCCAGGAATCTTCAGTAGTGCCAAATATGACTTCTTGCCTGATATGTTGAGCAATGTCCGCGGGGAAAGATTGTGCTAGTAGGTGTTCATCCCAGGTATCATCCACTCTCAATTCAGCTACTTCCTGTATATCTTCATTGATTGTATAGTCATTTGGAACAATATAGTACAGAGCTCCCAGACCAGTCCAATTCTCATGCCAAACATTAGTAGAACCCATATTTATTTCCCATAGTATTTCCTGCTCCACCTCTTCCCTAGCCTCTAACATTTTCCTCCATACATGAGATCCTTGTCTAAATTGGACAGTTGTCGGGGGTTCCTTTTTACAGTACTTGTTCCACATAAAGTTAGACCATAAGGACTTGGATGTCCTAAACTTCCACCACAATTTGGCAAATAAAGCTTTTGATACATCATGCAGTGATCTAAAACCTAAATCCCCTTCTTCCTTTGGAAGGCATAGATTTTGCCATTTTTTCCAATGTCTACTTCTACCTTCTTCCTTGTTACTCCAGAAGAATCTCGCAAAGGTTTTATGAAGGTGTTCAAGTACATTTTTAGGTGGATCAATGACAGAAAGGATGTGTGTTGGCATGCTCTATAGGACACTAGAGATTAATGTAGCTTTTCCCCCATAGGATAGTAGCTTCCCTTTCCAAGAGTGCAATTTTGCCTTTATATTTTTTATCAGGTCATTGTAATAATCCTTCCTTCTTCTTGTGTAGAATATTGGACAACCAAGATAAGTAAATGGAAATTCACCCCTTGAAAATCCAGTGTTAATACCTATAGAGCTAGACACTAATGGGGACACATTAGAGTGTATATAAAAAGAACTCTTTTTCTTATTGATCATTTGGCCTGATG is drawn from Nicotiana tabacum cultivar K326 chromosome 9, ASM71507v2, whole genome shotgun sequence and contains these coding sequences:
- the LOC107825634 gene encoding uncharacterized protein LOC107825634, coding for MPTHILSVIDPPKNVLEHLHKTFARFFWSNKEEGRSRHWKKWQNLCLPKEEGDLGFRSLHDVSKALFAKLWWKFRTSKSLWSNFMWNKYCKKEPPTTVQFRQGSHVWRKMLEAREEVEQEILWEINMGSTNVWHENWTGLGALYYIVPNDYTINEDIQEVAELRVDDTWDEHLLAQSFPADIAQHIRQEVIFGTTEDSWDVPRWMPTPSGNFSVSSAWNILRHRAHANPDYSKI